In a genomic window of Quercus lobata isolate SW786 chromosome 4, ValleyOak3.0 Primary Assembly, whole genome shotgun sequence:
- the LOC115987077 gene encoding uncharacterized protein LOC115987077, producing MANSNSNSNNKKKNKPLSLRFCSLLVLIISILLLSSSTAFAKSRRPISDAETRQKKNECYADIESGMWGWQCKSSVVDKENCALKCLSPSCYELVYGSDPLEEGEKDLIRSQEFKYCMHKLSMGESLEGIKGSFDY from the exons ATGGctaatagtaatagtaatagtaataataagaagaagaacaagCCTCTCAGTCTCAGATTTTGTTCTCTGTTGGTTTTGATAATTTCAATTCTATTATTATCTTCTTCTACAGCCTTTGCCAAATCTCGTCGCCCTATCTCA GATGCTGAGACGAGGCAAAAGAAGAACGAGTGCTATGCTGATATTGAGAG CGGAATGTGGGGTTGGCAATGCAAGTCTTCAGTGGTTGATAAGGAGAATTGTGCTTTGAAATGCCTTTCTCCATCTTGTTATGAGCTCGTCTACGGTAGCGATCCG CTTGAGGAAGGAGAGAAAGATCTCATTAGAAGCCAAGAATTCAAGTACTGTATGCACAA GCTATCAATGGGAGAGAGTCTTGAGGGCATCAAGGGTTCCTTTGACTATTAA